A genomic window from Flavobacterium hankyongi includes:
- a CDS encoding sulfite exporter TauE/SafE family protein, which translates to MEILGYLSSVLIGISLGLIGGGGSILTIPILVYLFKINPENATSYSLFIVGTTSLLGTYKHYKLGNLQLKPALYFGIPSVISLLLTRKFILPSLPSKIFEIGQMLITKDILIMIVFSILMIFAAFSMIRKQPETINKEINLTKLIVLGLVIGIITGFLGAGGGFLIIPALVLFGNLSMKQAIGSSLFIIFINSTLGFLGDVLNGVVINYTFLISITLIASIGILIGTKLSKTIDGKKLKPAFGWFVLLMGIYIISKEFLNM; encoded by the coding sequence ATGGAAATTTTAGGTTATTTATCATCCGTACTAATTGGTATTTCTTTAGGACTTATTGGAGGTGGCGGCTCTATTTTGACCATTCCTATTCTGGTATATTTATTCAAAATTAATCCTGAAAACGCTACAAGTTATTCTTTATTTATTGTTGGGACTACTTCTCTATTGGGAACTTACAAACATTACAAATTAGGTAATTTGCAATTAAAACCAGCGCTTTATTTTGGAATACCATCAGTTATATCATTATTGCTTACACGAAAATTTATTTTACCTAGTTTGCCTTCAAAAATTTTTGAAATCGGTCAAATGCTCATTACCAAAGATATTTTGATTATGATTGTTTTTTCAATTTTGATGATTTTTGCGGCTTTTTCAATGATTAGGAAACAACCCGAAACGATTAATAAAGAAATCAATTTAACTAAATTAATTGTTCTTGGTTTAGTCATAGGAATAATAACTGGATTTTTAGGTGCTGGTGGCGGATTTTTAATTATCCCTGCTTTGGTACTTTTTGGAAATCTATCTATGAAACAAGCTATAGGCAGCTCATTATTCATTATCTTTATAAACTCAACTTTAGGCTTTTTAGGAGATGTTTTAAATGGTGTTGTTATTAATTATACTTTCTTGATTTCAATTACGTTAATTGCTTCTATAGGAATTTTAATTGGAACGAAACTTTCAAAAACAATCGATGGAAAAAAACTCAAACCTGCTTTTGGCTGGTTTGTACTACTAATGGGAATTTATATTATTAGTAAAGAATTTTTAAACATGTGA
- a CDS encoding TlpA disulfide reductase family protein — protein MKKLALLALTGILFSCNSNGYKISGEIKGLADGTKVFLEKRDLITGITPVDTVKIEKGKFTFEGETKEPAIHGIRFENINGGFAIVVENGNIDAIINKDSLGKAKISGTYNNEELMKYNAEMDKIQKKLNDFQGKNMATMQAAQQKKDTVTIKRLQKEYINLTKEFTVKNEEYIQKNPKSFLSVVLIEGMLNQQDPQVEKVKKYYDSLADEVKMTSPGKKIKEKLDKLKTVEVGQKAPDFSGPTPDGKSISLKQSLGKVTIVDFWASWCTPCRKENPNVVALYNEFHSKGLNIIGVSLDREGESAKWKEAIAKDKLIWNHVSNLKFWDEPIAKQYNIQSIPATFILDKNGIIVAKNLSGAELRAKITELLAK, from the coding sequence ATGAAAAAATTAGCTTTATTAGCTCTTACAGGAATTTTATTTTCTTGTAATAGTAATGGTTACAAAATTTCTGGGGAAATAAAAGGATTAGCAGATGGAACAAAAGTTTTTCTAGAAAAAAGAGACTTGATTACAGGAATTACTCCTGTTGATACAGTAAAAATTGAAAAAGGAAAATTCACATTTGAAGGAGAAACAAAAGAGCCAGCAATACATGGTATACGTTTTGAAAATATTAATGGAGGTTTTGCAATAGTTGTTGAAAATGGTAATATTGATGCAATAATAAACAAAGACAGTTTAGGGAAAGCTAAAATATCAGGTACTTACAATAACGAGGAGTTAATGAAGTATAACGCTGAGATGGATAAAATTCAAAAAAAGTTGAATGACTTTCAAGGAAAAAATATGGCTACCATGCAAGCAGCTCAGCAAAAAAAGGATACTGTAACCATTAAAAGACTTCAAAAAGAATATATCAATTTAACTAAGGAGTTTACTGTTAAAAATGAAGAATACATTCAAAAGAACCCAAAATCTTTTCTTTCTGTAGTATTAATTGAAGGAATGTTAAATCAACAAGACCCTCAAGTAGAAAAAGTAAAGAAGTATTATGATTCATTAGCAGATGAGGTGAAAATGACTTCTCCTGGTAAAAAAATTAAAGAAAAACTGGATAAATTAAAAACTGTAGAAGTTGGTCAAAAAGCTCCAGATTTTTCTGGTCCAACTCCAGATGGAAAATCTATTTCATTAAAACAATCATTAGGAAAAGTAACAATTGTTGATTTTTGGGCTTCTTGGTGTACTCCTTGCAGAAAAGAAAACCCTAATGTTGTTGCATTATACAATGAATTTCATTCTAAAGGATTAAATATTATTGGTGTTTCTTTAGACAGAGAAGGTGAATCTGCAAAATGGAAAGAAGCAATTGCAAAGGATAAACTTATATGGAACCATGTCTCAAACCTTAAATTTTGGGATGAACCTATTGCAAAACAATACAACATACAAAGTATACCAGCAACTTTTATTTTAGACAAAAATGGAATTATCGTTGCAAAAAACCTTAGTGGAGCTGAATTAAGAGCAAAAATTACTGAGTTATTAGCTAAATAA
- a CDS encoding MBL fold metallo-hydrolase — protein sequence MKIEQIYTGCLAQGAYYITSNGEAAIIDPLREVQPYINRLSLDGVSLKYIFETHFHADFVSGHLDLSKATGASIVYGPTAQPEFEAVIATDNQVFEIGDIKIKALHTPGHTMESTTYLLIDKNGKEHAIFSGDTLFIGDVGRPDLAQKAAEMTQEQLAAILFHSLRDKIMTLADDVIVYPAHGAGSACGKNMSKETVSTIGEQKEKNYALRANMTEAEFVTEVLDGLTPPPAYFGMNVAMNKKGYNSFEEVLNNGMKSLSPNEFEEMAENTEALILDTRNAAEFYKKHIPQSINIGIGGDFAPWVGTLIADVNQPILIVTDLGKEEETITRLSRVGFDNVLGHLQGGFEAWEKASKEIDSVKRISAEQFAQEVKIGTDKVIDIRKEGEYSAEHLDEAYSKPLAYINNWINEIDPKEHFYIHCAGGYRSMIAASILQARGYRNFTEIEGGFSAIAKTELPRTDFVCQSKVL from the coding sequence ATGAAAATAGAACAAATATACACTGGTTGTTTAGCTCAAGGAGCATATTATATTACTTCTAACGGGGAGGCTGCTATAATTGATCCACTTCGTGAGGTACAACCTTATATTAATAGATTATCACTTGATGGCGTTTCTTTAAAATATATTTTTGAAACACATTTTCATGCCGATTTTGTTTCTGGACATTTAGACTTAAGCAAAGCAACAGGTGCATCTATTGTTTATGGTCCAACGGCTCAACCCGAATTTGAAGCAGTAATTGCCACAGACAATCAAGTATTTGAAATTGGTGATATAAAAATAAAAGCATTACACACTCCTGGTCATACTATGGAAAGTACAACGTACTTATTAATTGACAAAAACGGAAAAGAACATGCTATTTTCTCTGGAGATACTTTGTTTATTGGAGATGTTGGACGACCTGATTTAGCTCAAAAAGCAGCAGAAATGACTCAAGAACAATTAGCTGCTATCTTATTTCATTCATTGCGTGACAAAATAATGACTTTAGCAGATGATGTTATTGTTTACCCTGCTCACGGTGCTGGAAGTGCTTGTGGTAAAAACATGAGTAAAGAAACAGTTTCTACTATTGGGGAGCAAAAAGAAAAAAACTATGCTCTTAGAGCAAATATGACGGAAGCTGAGTTTGTAACCGAAGTACTTGATGGTTTAACACCTCCTCCAGCCTATTTTGGAATGAATGTAGCCATGAACAAAAAAGGATACAACAGCTTTGAAGAGGTTTTAAATAACGGAATGAAAAGCTTATCTCCAAACGAGTTTGAAGAAATGGCCGAAAATACTGAGGCTCTAATTTTAGACACTCGTAATGCTGCCGAATTTTATAAAAAACACATTCCACAATCTATAAATATTGGAATTGGTGGTGATTTTGCTCCATGGGTTGGAACTCTAATTGCCGATGTAAATCAACCTATATTAATTGTTACCGATTTAGGTAAAGAAGAAGAAACTATTACGCGATTAAGTCGTGTTGGTTTTGATAACGTACTTGGACATTTACAAGGAGGGTTTGAAGCTTGGGAAAAAGCAAGTAAAGAAATTGATAGTGTTAAACGTATTTCAGCAGAACAATTTGCTCAAGAAGTAAAAATTGGTACTGATAAAGTAATCGACATTCGTAAAGAAGGCGAATACAGTGCAGAACATCTAGATGAAGCATATAGCAAACCTTTAGCATACATTAATAATTGGATTAACGAAATAGATCCTAAAGAACATTTTTACATTCATTGTGCAGGAGGATATCGCAGTATGATAGCTGCATCGATTTTACAAGCACGCGGATACAGAAATTTCACAGAAATTGAAGGAGGTTTTAGTGCTATCGCAAAAACTGAATTACCAAGAACCGATTTTGTTTGTCAAAGTAAAGTTTTATAA
- a CDS encoding efflux RND transporter periplasmic adaptor subunit — protein MKKIIAITILSSLIITSCDGDKKEKTAELPAIPVKINGKLDINNSSFVTASGKIEAENSANLSTRMMGYVTKVHVKVGQNVHAGQLLVSVNNTDLQAKKAQVDASIIQAQATYNNAKKDYGRFVNLFAQQSASQKELDDMTARYEMAKAGLEAAKQMRNEIQAQFSYSNITAPFSGVVTNTFIKEGDMANPGMPLVSVEGASKLQVTAMVSESDIANVKQGMAVKINIKSLNKVVSGRVSEISLSAKNTGGQYLVKVNLDKSDKSILSGMFVNVQFPVEKTAVANTSSSERLLIPSAALVKQGQLSGVYTVGNGNTAILRWLRLGKVYGDQVEVLSGLTANEAYIVSAEGKLFNGAKVNVQ, from the coding sequence ATGAAAAAAATAATCGCAATTACAATCCTATCATCATTGATTATAACCTCATGTGATGGTGACAAGAAAGAAAAAACAGCTGAATTACCAGCCATTCCTGTAAAAATTAATGGAAAACTAGACATTAACAACAGTTCATTTGTTACTGCAAGCGGTAAAATTGAAGCAGAAAACAGCGCTAATTTAAGCACCAGAATGATGGGGTATGTTACAAAAGTTCATGTAAAAGTAGGTCAAAATGTTCATGCCGGACAATTATTGGTTAGTGTGAACAATACTGATTTACAGGCTAAAAAAGCACAGGTGGATGCTTCGATTATTCAAGCACAGGCAACGTACAACAATGCAAAAAAAGACTATGGCCGTTTTGTGAATTTATTTGCACAGCAAAGTGCTTCTCAAAAAGAGTTGGATGATATGACTGCCCGCTATGAAATGGCAAAAGCCGGTTTAGAAGCAGCAAAACAAATGCGTAACGAAATTCAGGCTCAATTTTCATATTCAAATATTACAGCTCCTTTTAGTGGTGTGGTTACCAATACTTTCATTAAAGAAGGTGACATGGCTAATCCAGGAATGCCGCTCGTTAGTGTTGAAGGGGCATCAAAATTACAAGTAACAGCCATGGTATCAGAAAGCGATATTGCCAATGTAAAACAAGGAATGGCTGTAAAAATCAATATTAAATCTTTAAATAAAGTTGTTTCCGGACGGGTTTCCGAAATAAGTTTATCCGCAAAAAACACCGGAGGTCAGTATTTAGTCAAAGTAAATTTAGACAAATCAGACAAAAGTATATTGTCCGGCATGTTTGTCAATGTACAATTCCCAGTTGAAAAAACTGCCGTGGCAAACACTTCATCTTCTGAAAGATTATTGATCCCAAGTGCAGCTTTAGTAAAACAAGGACAACTCTCTGGTGTATATACAGTTGGAAACGGAAACACAGCTATACTAAGATGGCTTCGTTTAGGAAAAGTTTATGGTGATCAGGTAGAAGTATTATCTGGATTAACAGCAAATGAAGCCTATATCGTTTCCGCTGAGGGTAAATTATTTAACGGAGCAAAAGTTAATGTTCAGTAA
- a CDS encoding TolC family protein — translation MKHNYILLITSILSLNSWSQDTIQLSKSDLQAKIVENNLQIKIAEKNYQSAKADYNQSKSLFLPNVTASHTGIVTTNPLMAFGSKLNQEILTASDFNPALLNDPKRTQNFATKIEIQQPLINVDGIYGRQAAKAKMEAYQLQTERTKEYLELEINKAYMQLQLAYKAVNVLKKAEETTKANLKLVENYFKNGMLQKTDLLNVQVRVTEISNQLQYAKSNVQNASDYLAFLLNEDNNNKIFKPSDELENSVTQSSFETKLSEERKDIQAMQKSVNAYEKMFKSSKLGMLPRLNAFGSYEMYDKNIIGIKASGYLVGAQLSWNVFDGMKTISKTEKAKADFQKAEVETEQYKKQSQLELNKTSRQLKDAENKINLSKLAHEQSQEAFRIRENRFRQGLEKTTDLLLSETQMAQKELEHLQAIFEYNFTKSYLEFLSK, via the coding sequence ATGAAACATAATTATATATTATTGATTACAAGTATTTTAAGCTTAAATTCTTGGTCGCAGGACACGATACAACTATCTAAATCTGATTTGCAAGCTAAAATTGTAGAAAACAATTTGCAGATTAAAATAGCTGAGAAAAATTATCAATCAGCTAAAGCCGATTATAATCAGTCAAAATCACTTTTTTTACCTAATGTTACTGCATCACATACTGGTATAGTAACCACGAATCCATTAATGGCATTTGGCTCTAAATTGAATCAGGAAATTTTAACGGCTTCTGATTTTAATCCTGCTTTGCTTAACGACCCAAAACGAACTCAGAATTTTGCCACTAAAATAGAAATTCAACAGCCGTTGATTAATGTTGACGGAATTTATGGTCGTCAAGCGGCCAAAGCTAAAATGGAAGCGTATCAATTACAAACTGAACGTACTAAAGAATATTTGGAATTAGAAATAAACAAAGCATACATGCAGTTACAACTGGCTTACAAAGCGGTTAACGTTTTGAAAAAAGCCGAAGAAACTACAAAAGCGAATTTAAAATTGGTGGAAAACTATTTTAAAAACGGAATGCTTCAAAAAACCGACCTGCTGAATGTACAGGTACGTGTGACCGAAATCTCGAATCAGCTGCAATACGCAAAATCAAATGTGCAGAATGCATCTGATTATTTAGCCTTTCTTCTGAACGAAGACAACAACAATAAAATTTTCAAACCATCTGATGAGTTGGAAAATTCGGTTACTCAATCTTCTTTTGAAACAAAACTTTCTGAAGAACGAAAAGATATTCAAGCCATGCAGAAATCAGTCAATGCCTACGAAAAAATGTTCAAATCTTCCAAGTTGGGAATGCTGCCTCGCTTGAATGCCTTTGGCAGTTATGAAATGTATGATAAAAATATCATAGGAATAAAAGCCAGCGGTTATTTAGTAGGTGCGCAATTGTCCTGGAATGTATTTGACGGTATGAAAACAATCAGCAAAACAGAAAAGGCAAAAGCCGATTTTCAAAAAGCCGAAGTAGAAACAGAACAATATAAAAAACAGAGTCAGCTGGAATTGAATAAAACTTCGCGTCAGCTGAAAGATGCTGAAAATAAAATAAACTTATCAAAACTGGCACATGAACAATCTCAGGAAGCTTTCAGAATCCGCGAAAACAGATTCAGACAAGGATTGGAAAAAACAACCGATTTATTATTATCTGAAACCCAGATGGCACAAAAAGAACTGGAGCATCTGCAGGCCATTTTTGAATATAATTTCACAAAAAGCTATTTGGAATTTTTAAGTAAATAA
- a CDS encoding efflux RND transporter permease subunit — protein MKGISGKIANFFINSKLTILLMVALMIVGSYSSFLIPREEEPQINVPMADVMVGYPGASPSEVESRVIKPLEKVISNIKGVEHIHSMAMNGQAMMIVQFYVGEDIERSYVKLYDELMKHQNMFPQGVMQPMVKTRSIDDVPMLGITLWSEKMDDFEIRQVAEEVTSEIEKVKDVAITKEIGGRNREVKVVLDKDKMAENHVDALNIMQMIQANNGSAQSGSFVQKDEEFLVTTGQFLATSEDVENLVVGVNQNMPVYLKQIATVQDGPSTPRSYVSFGYGKGNEKFGKNPSEYPAVTISVAKVKGADAMKISEKIISHVEELKQNLITEDVHVEITRNYGETASHKVGELLMHLGVAILAVTVLVMLAMGWRGGLVVFFSVPLTFALTLFSYYMLGYTLNRITLFALVFVVGIVVDDSIIIAENMHRHFKMKKLPFKDAAIYAINEVGNPTILATFTVIAAILPMAFVSGMMGPYMSPMPIGASIAMLLSLFVALTVTPYLGYHLLHEKDEQEHKAEQGLETSWIYKIYQKMEQPMLESSAKRNLMFAITIFLLLGSIAMFFTKSVAVKMLPFDNKNEFQIVIDMPEGTTLERTAVVTKEIAQYISTIPEVVNYQNYIGTSAPITFNGLVRHYDMRGGSNMADIQVNLLDKGERDLQSHDLAKIVRPEIQKIAKKYGANVKVIEVPPGPPVLSTLVAEVYGPDYKEQIKVAHQVKDILNNTQDIVDVDWYVEDAQTEYKLEVDKEKAMLNGIAPQQIVGNLTYLLREMPVTNLYDERSNNPVGIVLALDDKDKTSLDDLKNLKIKGNNGNVVPVNDLVEVKKDTLQKTIYRKDQKRVVYITGDMAGALESPVYAILGMEEKLQKMQLPKGYAVNEMYMGQPESENNFTVKWDGEWQITLEVFRDLGAAFMIVIIIIYMLIVGWFQNFKTPIVMMVAIPLSLVGIVLGHWMLGAYFTATSFIGMIALAGVMVRNSVLLIDFIEIRLNDGIPLKQAIIEAGAVRTTPILLTTGAVVIGASIILFDPIFQGLAISLVAGAIVSTILTLIVVPLIYYITEKKKWESN, from the coding sequence ATGAAAGGTATATCAGGTAAAATAGCCAATTTTTTCATCAATTCGAAGTTGACCATTCTATTGATGGTGGCATTGATGATTGTTGGTTCATATAGTTCGTTCTTGATTCCAAGAGAAGAAGAACCACAAATAAATGTTCCTATGGCCGACGTCATGGTTGGATATCCGGGAGCAAGTCCATCAGAAGTGGAAAGCAGAGTGATAAAACCACTTGAAAAAGTTATTTCAAATATAAAAGGTGTCGAACACATACATAGCATGGCCATGAATGGCCAAGCCATGATGATTGTCCAATTTTATGTGGGTGAGGACATCGAACGTTCGTATGTGAAATTATACGACGAATTGATGAAGCATCAAAATATGTTTCCTCAAGGAGTAATGCAACCTATGGTGAAAACCCGTTCCATTGACGATGTTCCTATGCTGGGAATTACACTTTGGAGTGAAAAAATGGATGATTTTGAAATACGTCAGGTTGCTGAAGAGGTAACCTCTGAAATAGAAAAAGTTAAAGATGTAGCCATTACAAAAGAGATTGGCGGAAGAAACCGTGAAGTTAAAGTCGTTTTGGATAAAGACAAAATGGCTGAAAACCATGTAGACGCATTGAACATAATGCAAATGATTCAAGCCAATAATGGTAGTGCACAGTCAGGCAGTTTTGTACAAAAAGATGAAGAATTTTTGGTTACAACCGGTCAGTTTCTGGCGACTTCTGAAGATGTTGAAAATCTGGTTGTAGGTGTCAATCAAAACATGCCCGTATATTTAAAACAAATAGCCACTGTTCAGGATGGCCCTTCTACTCCAAGAAGTTATGTATCTTTTGGTTACGGAAAAGGAAATGAGAAATTTGGTAAAAATCCATCAGAATATCCTGCGGTTACTATCTCTGTAGCCAAAGTAAAAGGTGCTGATGCCATGAAGATTTCGGAAAAAATCATCTCTCATGTAGAAGAATTGAAACAAAACTTAATTACTGAGGATGTTCATGTTGAAATCACAAGAAATTATGGTGAAACAGCTTCTCATAAAGTAGGTGAATTATTAATGCACTTAGGTGTGGCTATTTTAGCGGTAACCGTTTTAGTTATGCTCGCTATGGGATGGAGAGGCGGATTAGTCGTATTCTTCTCGGTTCCACTAACCTTTGCACTGACATTGTTCAGTTACTATATGCTAGGATATACGTTAAACCGTATTACATTATTTGCCTTGGTATTTGTAGTGGGTATTGTGGTAGATGACAGTATTATTATTGCCGAAAATATGCACAGGCATTTCAAAATGAAGAAATTACCTTTTAAAGATGCGGCAATTTATGCGATTAACGAAGTAGGAAATCCAACCATTTTAGCCACTTTTACAGTAATTGCAGCTATTTTACCAATGGCATTCGTATCAGGAATGATGGGACCTTACATGAGTCCGATGCCTATTGGTGCTTCAATCGCCATGTTGTTGTCATTGTTTGTTGCTTTAACCGTAACACCATATTTGGGCTATCATTTATTGCATGAGAAAGACGAACAGGAGCATAAAGCAGAACAAGGGTTGGAAACCAGCTGGATTTATAAAATCTACCAAAAAATGGAACAACCTATGCTGGAAAGTTCGGCGAAACGGAATTTAATGTTTGCCATTACCATTTTCTTATTGTTAGGTTCAATTGCGATGTTTTTCACCAAATCGGTTGCTGTAAAAATGCTTCCGTTTGATAACAAAAATGAATTTCAAATTGTAATCGACATGCCGGAAGGGACTACACTGGAAAGAACGGCAGTGGTTACAAAAGAAATTGCTCAGTATATTTCCACTATTCCCGAAGTTGTAAATTACCAAAACTATATAGGAACTTCCGCTCCTATTACTTTCAACGGTTTGGTTCGTCATTACGATATGCGCGGAGGAAGCAACATGGCAGACATTCAGGTTAATCTTTTAGACAAAGGAGAAAGAGACTTACAAAGTCATGATTTGGCTAAAATTGTACGTCCGGAAATTCAGAAAATTGCCAAAAAATATGGTGCTAACGTAAAAGTAATCGAAGTACCACCAGGACCACCGGTTTTATCAACTTTAGTTGCTGAAGTATACGGACCAGACTACAAAGAACAAATCAAAGTGGCGCATCAGGTAAAGGATATTTTGAATAACACACAGGATATCGTTGATGTAGATTGGTATGTGGAAGACGCACAAACCGAATATAAGTTAGAAGTAGACAAAGAAAAAGCAATGCTGAATGGTATCGCTCCGCAGCAAATTGTGGGAAATCTAACATATTTGCTAAGAGAAATGCCTGTAACAAATTTATATGATGAGCGTTCCAATAATCCTGTGGGAATAGTTTTAGCCTTGGATGACAAAGACAAAACGTCTTTAGATGATTTGAAAAATCTGAAAATCAAAGGAAACAATGGCAATGTTGTACCGGTAAACGATCTAGTTGAAGTCAAAAAAGACACGCTACAGAAAACAATTTACAGAAAAGATCAAAAACGGGTGGTTTATATAACTGGTGATATGGCAGGAGCACTGGAAAGCCCTGTATATGCTATTCTGGGAATGGAAGAGAAACTGCAGAAAATGCAACTGCCAAAAGGATATGCTGTCAACGAAATGTATATGGGCCAACCTGAAAGCGAAAACAATTTTACAGTAAAATGGGATGGTGAATGGCAGATAACACTTGAAGTATTCCGTGATTTAGGAGCCGCATTTATGATTGTAATCATCATCATTTATATGCTGATTGTAGGCTGGTTCCAAAACTTTAAAACCCCGATAGTCATGATGGTAGCCATTCCATTGTCATTAGTTGGAATTGTATTAGGACACTGGATGCTGGGCGCTTATTTTACTGCCACATCGTTCATTGGTATGATTGCATTGGCAGGGGTTATGGTACGAAATTCAGTGCTGCTGATTGACTTCATCGAAATAAGGCTGAATGACGGTATTCCATTGAAACAGGCAATTATTGAAGCCGGAGCGGTAAGAACAACACCTATCTTATTAACAACTGGTGCAGTCGTTATAGGAGCGTCTATCATCTTATTCGATCCAATTTTCCAAGGGTTGGCAATATCATTAGTAGCTGGTGCAATTGTTTCAACTATATTAACATTGATTGTTGTACCGTTGATTTATTATATCACTGAAAAGAAAAAATGGGAATCTAATTAA
- the trxA gene encoding thioredoxin, with the protein MTDSFQNIINTDKPVLVDFFANWCGPCKMLSPILKEVKDNLGERISIIKIDVDKNQELATKYQVRGVPTMMLFKNGKQLWRQSGVLSKDDIIKTITDKSL; encoded by the coding sequence ATGACTGATTCATTTCAAAACATAATTAATACTGACAAACCTGTCTTGGTAGATTTTTTTGCTAATTGGTGTGGACCTTGTAAAATGTTATCACCAATTCTCAAAGAAGTAAAAGATAATTTAGGAGAAAGAATTTCTATTATTAAAATTGATGTAGATAAAAATCAAGAATTAGCAACAAAATATCAAGTAAGAGGTGTTCCTACAATGATGTTGTTTAAAAATGGTAAGCAATTATGGAGACAATCTGGGGTCTTATCAAAAGATGACATCATTAAGACCATTACTGATAAAAGCCTATAA
- a CDS encoding DUF6132 family protein: MLKKYLSTIIGIIFGTIAGYLYYKYIGCISGTCAITSKPINSSLYGAIMGGLVGNLFQTKK, from the coding sequence ATGTTAAAGAAATATCTTTCAACAATCATTGGTATTATTTTTGGGACTATAGCAGGGTATTTGTATTACAAATATATAGGTTGTATTTCTGGCACTTGTGCGATTACTTCTAAACCAATTAATAGTTCATTATATGGTGCAATTATGGGTGGTTTAGTTGGTAACTTATTTCAAACTAAAAAATAA
- a CDS encoding YgaP family membrane protein, with the protein MKNRIIRAFAGSFILISLVLAHYIDSNWYWFTAFVGANLLQSSITKWCLLETILTKMGVED; encoded by the coding sequence ATGAAAAACAGGATTATTAGGGCATTTGCTGGCTCATTCATACTGATAAGCTTAGTATTAGCACATTATATAGACTCAAACTGGTATTGGTTTACCGCTTTTGTTGGGGCAAATTTATTACAATCGTCTATAACAAAATGGTGTCTGCTAGAAACTATTTTAACAAAAATGGGAGTAGAAGACTAA